The Anolis carolinensis isolate JA03-04 chromosome 1, rAnoCar3.1.pri, whole genome shotgun sequence genome window below encodes:
- the slc35d3 gene encoding solute carrier family 35 member D3: MQGLCRGRRALGVWVAVAHGVFSGSLNILLKFLLSRYHFAFLTLLQCLTSSTAALSLELLRRRGALDVPPFGPSLARLFAGVTLLSTLQSSLTLWSLRGLSLPMYVVFKRCLPLVTLLIGVLVLKNGVPSLGVSLAVLITTCGAALAGAGDLTGDPLGYVTGVLAVLVHAAYLVLIQKTSADSDYGPLTAQYVIAVSATPFLIIFSFASMDAINVWSFPGWKDPLMTCIFIACVFIGCAMNFTTLHCTYINSAVTTSFVGVVKSIATITVGMVAFNDVEPTKLFIAGVVVNTVGSVIYCVVKYIETRKQSNYEDLEKEIRQEEKKECDGDQPPFIMEEISNEAEPGDTMIEEAIGESNQQSTEEVDSIMREANTSMISEEGSSEGLSKSSLKDAYLGVWRLVRGANYMKKDYLVENEELPSP; this comes from the exons ATGCAGGGTCTGTGCCGGGGCCGGCGGGCGCTGGGCGTGTGGGTGGCGGTGGCGCACGGGGTCTTCTCGGGCTCGCTGAACATCCTGCTGAAGTTCCTGCTGAGCCGCTACCACTTCGCCTTCCTGACGCTGCTGCAGTGCCTGACCAGCTCCACGGCGGCGCTGAGCCTGGAGCTGCTGCGGCGGCGGGGCGCCCTGGACGTGCCGCCCTTCGGCCCCAGCCTGGCGCGCCTCTTCGCCGGCGTCACCCTCCTCTCCACGCTCCAGTCCAGCCTCACCCTCTGGTCGCTGCGCGGGCTCAGCCTCCCCATGTACGTGGTCTTCAAGCGCTGCCTGCCCCTCGTCACCCTCCTCATCGGCGTCCTCGTCCTCAAGAACGGCGTGCCTTCCCTCGGCGTCTCCCTCGCCGTCCTCATCACTACCTGCGGCGCCGCCCTCGCCG GTGCGGGTGATCTGACTGGGGATCCACTTGGGTACGTGACTGGAGTGCTGGCTGTGTTGGTGCATGCAGCATATTTGGTACTCATCCAAAAGACAAGTGCAGACAGTGACTATGGACCTTTGACAGCTCAGTATGTCATCGCTGTGTCAGCCACCCCTTTCCTCATCATCTTCTCCTTTGCCAGCATGGATGCCATCAACGTTTGGTCCTTCCCAGGATGGAAAGATCCTCTCATGACATGTATCTTCATTGCATGTGTTTTTATTGGCTGTGCCATGAATTTCACTACTCTTCACTGCACTTATATCAACTCAGCGGTCACTACTAGTTTTGTTGGGGTGGTGAAGAGCATTGCGACCATTACAGTTGGGATGGTGGCCTTCAACGATGTTGAGCCCACAAAACTGTTCATAGCAGGGGTGGTGGTAAATACTGTGGGATCCGTCATTTACTGTGTGGTCAAGTACATTGAAACACGAAAGCAAAGTAATTATGAAGATCTGGAGAAGGAAATTaggcaggaggaaaagaaagaatgtgATGGAGATCAGCCACCCTTCATAATGGAGGAGATATCCAACGAGGCAGAGCCAGGAGATACAATGATAGAGGAGGCAATAGGTGAAAGCAACCAGCAAAGCACAGAAGAGGTGGACAGCATTATGAGAGAAGCAAATACATCCATGATCTCTGAAGAGGGAAGCTCTGAAGGACTTAGTAAAAGCTCATTAAAAGATGCTTACCTTGGAGTATGGAGGTTGGTCCGAGGAGCAAAttatatgaagaaagattatttAGTAGAGAATGAAGAATTACCAAGTCCTTGA